A window from Akkermansia muciniphila encodes these proteins:
- a CDS encoding WecB/TagA/CpsF family glycosyltransferase: MSENRMETYFNIRYEFDRERVFRRMDEVLRSGGAGYICVADGHVLSEVQRNREYRNVLNGALLTICDSGWVPVYLKWLLHADRPQYCGAQIFSDAIGMKKYRMMFLGGSRETLDALRRTLEREDPRVKHMPFQELPFCPVDEFDYAAIAGRINEYQPDIVWVSLGAPKQEIFMNRLCPHLQRGVMVAVGAVFNFASGRNIRRAPAWMVDCRLEFLYRIFSEPRKQMKRCWKIISVLPWIFIREKQRQKAASPAAASGMGGKTPSLPCTLVSCFGRLPGNMGDLLAAWGREEGRKFVIVSDDAGFWNLPSNASLVPMAFCELQCLVRKKLGRRHQINVPEDLPLLLPQYPVLFEDYVEGNRELETMALEWEEGFSHSAVSAAPV; the protein is encoded by the coding sequence ATGAGTGAAAACCGTATGGAGACCTATTTCAACATCAGATACGAATTTGACCGTGAACGCGTTTTCCGGCGCATGGACGAAGTGCTCCGTTCCGGGGGCGCCGGATACATCTGCGTGGCGGACGGCCATGTGCTTTCCGAGGTACAGCGCAACCGGGAATACCGGAATGTGCTGAATGGAGCGCTCCTGACCATTTGCGACAGCGGCTGGGTGCCCGTCTACCTGAAATGGCTGCTGCATGCGGACAGGCCCCAATACTGCGGCGCCCAGATTTTCAGCGACGCCATCGGCATGAAAAAATACAGAATGATGTTCCTGGGAGGCAGCCGCGAGACGCTGGATGCCCTGCGCCGGACCCTGGAACGGGAAGATCCCCGCGTGAAGCACATGCCTTTTCAGGAATTGCCGTTCTGCCCTGTGGATGAATTTGACTACGCGGCTATTGCCGGGCGAATCAATGAATACCAGCCGGACATCGTCTGGGTTTCACTGGGCGCTCCCAAGCAGGAAATATTCATGAACAGGCTGTGCCCCCACCTTCAACGGGGGGTTATGGTGGCCGTGGGAGCCGTCTTTAACTTCGCCTCCGGGCGGAATATCAGAAGGGCCCCTGCCTGGATGGTGGACTGCAGGCTGGAATTTCTCTACCGCATTTTCAGTGAACCCCGCAAGCAAATGAAACGCTGCTGGAAAATAATCTCTGTTCTGCCCTGGATTTTTATCCGTGAAAAACAACGGCAAAAGGCGGCCAGTCCGGCTGCCGCCTCCGGAATGGGAGGAAAGACGCCCTCTCTTCCCTGCACGCTGGTCTCATGTTTCGGCCGGCTTCCCGGCAACATGGGGGACCTGCTGGCGGCCTGGGGCAGGGAAGAAGGCAGGAAATTCGTCATTGTGAGCGACGATGCCGGGTTCTGGAACCTGCCCTCCAACGCCAGCCTGGTGCCGATGGCTTTTTGCGAACTCCAGTGCCTGGTAAGGAAAAAACTGGGAAGACGGCATCAAATTAACGTTCCGGAGGACCTCCCGCTGCTTCTGCCGCAATATCCGGTTCTCTTTGAGGACTATGTGGAAGGGAACCGGGAATTGGAAACAATGGCTCTGGAATGGGAGGAGGGGTTCTCCCATTCAGCGGTTTCCGCCGCTCCGGTTTAA
- a CDS encoding glycosyltransferase family 4 protein, with the protein MMQILINAYAVNPDWGSEPGMGWNWVIHLAMHCKVHVITEGEWRENIERELARLPQAGNIVFHYLPVPEKVRRMCWNQGDWRFYYHYRKWQKRALCLARQIMRDNRIDLIHQLNMIGFREPGLLWKIKGVPYVWGPVGGMENVPAAYARCAGWRQRLFVRVKNALNSFQSRWQPHVRRAVARSSVLVAAVEGVKNRMEEVYGKQAVVINETGCRPNLSGGRLLDKKKEFSLLWVGKADFRKQLHLAVSTLALLKDCEGLRLHICGVKSSEEGGRFMKQAENLGVSHMCIWHGIVPNAEILSMMWQSDLFFFTSIMEATSTVIAESLMARLPVLCFDTCGMSTVIDDSVGCKIPLSNPGRSARDFAERIRFFFHHRQVLREMDGAFLARQRELDWNCKAERMAGIYREVLKASQH; encoded by the coding sequence ATGATGCAAATCCTGATTAACGCTTATGCCGTCAACCCGGACTGGGGCAGCGAACCCGGCATGGGGTGGAACTGGGTCATCCACCTGGCCATGCACTGCAAGGTGCATGTGATTACGGAAGGGGAATGGAGGGAGAACATAGAACGGGAGCTCGCCCGCCTTCCCCAGGCCGGCAACATCGTGTTCCATTATCTTCCCGTGCCGGAAAAGGTTCGCCGGATGTGCTGGAACCAGGGGGACTGGCGTTTTTACTACCATTACAGGAAATGGCAAAAGAGGGCTCTCTGCCTGGCGCGTCAAATCATGAGGGATAACCGTATTGATCTGATCCACCAGCTGAACATGATAGGGTTCAGGGAACCGGGCCTGCTTTGGAAAATCAAGGGTGTGCCCTATGTGTGGGGGCCGGTGGGAGGCATGGAAAACGTGCCTGCCGCCTATGCACGCTGTGCGGGATGGAGGCAGCGCCTGTTCGTGCGGGTGAAAAATGCCCTTAATTCCTTCCAGTCAAGATGGCAGCCCCATGTACGGCGGGCGGTCGCCAGGTCCTCCGTCCTTGTTGCCGCGGTGGAAGGCGTGAAAAACAGAATGGAAGAAGTTTATGGGAAACAGGCCGTGGTGATTAATGAAACCGGCTGCAGGCCCAATCTCTCCGGGGGGCGCCTGCTGGATAAAAAGAAAGAATTCAGCCTTTTGTGGGTGGGCAAGGCGGATTTCCGGAAACAGCTTCATCTGGCTGTTTCCACGCTTGCCCTGCTGAAGGACTGTGAGGGATTGCGTCTCCATATATGTGGCGTGAAATCTTCCGAAGAGGGGGGACGGTTTATGAAACAGGCTGAAAATCTGGGAGTTTCTCATATGTGCATATGGCATGGAATTGTTCCCAATGCGGAAATTCTGTCCATGATGTGGCAGAGCGATCTCTTTTTCTTTACCAGCATTATGGAGGCGACCTCTACCGTGATCGCGGAATCCTTGATGGCCCGGCTGCCTGTGCTGTGTTTTGACACATGCGGAATGAGCACCGTTATCGATGACTCCGTCGGGTGCAAAATTCCTTTGTCAAATCCCGGAAGGTCCGCCCGGGACTTTGCGGAACGCATCCGTTTCTTTTTCCATCACAGGCAGGTCCTGCGGGAGATGGATGGAGCTTTTCTCGCCAGGCAGAGGGAGCTGGACTGGAACTGCAAGGCGGAAAGGATGGCCGGCATTTACCGTGAAGTTTTGAAGGCCAGTCAACATTGA
- a CDS encoding glycosyltransferase family 4 protein, with protein sequence MNGNKRKLMVFHQYLAPYRIDFFNALARIGEMEAFFEYENSPDHHYNRREMEARCAFRPQYLHHVRVAGRRVPSGLARILRQGRPDLVIVPEFSILALEVCLLRAVCRWKFKIVSICDDSMDMIRGNELSRMHALARKAAMPVMDDVILPDMEACRWYREHYGKGVFFPIVRDERAFREQCREALSMSHSMQREYGLHGKRVVLYVGRLAPEKNLECLVRAAAALPEDAVLVIAGSGSLGPELQDLAVRLEVSAIFTGWLEGERLAAWYNLADVFVLPSLVEPFGAVVNDALAAGCFCLVSGRCGSACLVRRGWNGELFDPEDEKGLASLLRKTCLDRGGSPSPPRLKECLMPAGFREYVNHLMEHIV encoded by the coding sequence ATGAACGGCAACAAACGGAAACTGATGGTCTTTCATCAATACCTGGCGCCTTACCGCATTGATTTTTTCAATGCACTGGCCCGGATTGGAGAGATGGAGGCGTTTTTTGAATATGAAAATTCTCCGGACCACCACTACAACAGGCGGGAAATGGAAGCCCGCTGCGCGTTCCGCCCCCAATACCTGCACCATGTCCGCGTGGCCGGGCGGCGCGTTCCTTCCGGCCTTGCGCGCATTCTGCGGCAGGGACGGCCCGATCTGGTGATCGTTCCGGAGTTTTCCATTCTGGCTCTGGAGGTATGCCTGCTGCGCGCGGTCTGCCGCTGGAAATTCAAAATCGTCAGCATCTGCGATGACAGCATGGACATGATCCGCGGAAATGAATTGTCCCGCATGCATGCGCTGGCGCGGAAGGCGGCGATGCCGGTGATGGATGATGTGATTCTCCCGGACATGGAGGCATGCCGCTGGTACCGGGAACATTATGGAAAGGGCGTCTTTTTTCCGATTGTCAGGGATGAACGGGCATTCCGGGAACAATGCCGGGAAGCGCTTTCCATGAGCCATTCCATGCAGCGGGAATACGGCCTGCACGGAAAACGGGTGGTCCTGTATGTGGGGCGCCTGGCCCCGGAGAAGAATCTGGAATGCCTGGTCAGGGCGGCTGCGGCCCTTCCGGAGGACGCCGTTCTGGTAATAGCGGGGTCGGGAAGCCTGGGACCGGAATTGCAGGATTTGGCCGTCCGGCTGGAGGTCAGCGCCATTTTTACCGGCTGGCTGGAAGGCGAGCGTCTGGCGGCCTGGTACAATCTGGCCGACGTCTTTGTCCTGCCCAGCCTGGTGGAACCGTTTGGGGCGGTTGTCAATGATGCGCTGGCCGCCGGGTGCTTCTGCCTGGTTTCCGGGCGCTGCGGCTCCGCCTGCCTGGTCCGCCGGGGCTGGAACGGGGAATTGTTCGATCCGGAAGATGAAAAGGGGCTGGCCTCTCTTCTCCGGAAAACCTGCCTGGACCGCGGCGGCAGTCCGTCCCCTCCGCGCCTGAAAGAATGCCTGATGCCTGCGGGATTCCGGGAATACGTCAACCATCTCATGGAACATATTGTATGA
- a CDS encoding glycosyltransferase family 2 protein gives MKTDDTSGKKLAVLMTCHNRREKTLRSLAALFSALPEAELDASVHLVDDGSSDGTGDAVRQAYPSVSVITGDGTLFWNRGMRTAWEDALKKDADFYLWLNDDTMLHPFAVGHLLEACRQMEHAAVICGSTCHPGTDDWTYGGTAGGKPVIPDGTLRECELCHGNILWVPRRVVERIGILDGFYLHALGDYDYSRTARARGIKLRVAPAYMGTCERHDKAVAWTDRKVPLAGRLRNLYSPLGNAQPRYYFHYVRRHDGLLAACKAMICMHVRVFLPFLWTATK, from the coding sequence ATGAAAACTGATGATACCTCCGGAAAAAAACTTGCGGTCCTGATGACGTGCCACAACCGCAGGGAAAAAACGCTCCGCTCCCTTGCCGCCCTGTTCTCCGCACTGCCGGAAGCGGAGCTGGACGCCTCCGTGCATTTGGTGGATGACGGTTCCTCCGACGGCACCGGAGACGCCGTGCGGCAGGCTTACCCCTCCGTTTCCGTCATCACGGGGGACGGAACCCTGTTCTGGAACCGGGGAATGAGGACGGCATGGGAGGACGCCCTGAAGAAGGATGCGGATTTCTACCTGTGGCTGAATGATGATACCATGCTGCATCCGTTTGCCGTAGGCCATCTATTGGAAGCCTGCCGCCAGATGGAACACGCCGCCGTCATCTGCGGCTCCACCTGCCATCCCGGCACGGATGACTGGACTTATGGAGGCACGGCGGGCGGGAAGCCCGTTATTCCGGATGGAACCCTGAGGGAGTGCGAATTATGCCACGGGAACATTCTGTGGGTGCCGCGGCGGGTGGTGGAGCGCATCGGCATTCTGGACGGGTTCTACCTGCACGCGCTGGGGGATTACGATTATTCCCGTACGGCGCGTGCCCGCGGAATAAAGCTGCGGGTGGCCCCCGCTTACATGGGGACTTGCGAACGGCATGACAAGGCCGTTGCCTGGACGGACCGGAAGGTGCCCCTGGCAGGCAGGCTCCGCAATTTGTATTCCCCGCTGGGGAATGCCCAGCCCAGGTATTACTTCCACTACGTCCGCAGGCACGACGGCCTGCTGGCCGCGTGCAAGGCCATGATCTGCATGCATGTACGAGTTTTTCTCCCCTTCTTATGGACAGCAACGAAATAG
- a CDS encoding acyltransferase — protein sequence MQQLIYLARKAVLRCWAVCLHPLHNWYARWLLYAGNAVYGPGLCSFGIPDVRISRGSRRRSVPCRIGREFTMRNGPHGVSRSSQRCLISVDRDGVLRIGNRVGISNTVIICTRSVTIGDDVKAGFGVHIMDTDFHALDPEARRGAEDRLLRRSAPVRIGNNVFLGAGTFILKGVSIGDNAVVGARSVVTRSIPSNEVWAGNPARRIRRAEEGKASPVMERSAHA from the coding sequence ATGCAGCAATTGATTTACCTTGCCAGGAAAGCTGTGCTCCGCTGCTGGGCCGTCTGCCTGCATCCCCTTCACAATTGGTATGCCAGGTGGCTCCTGTATGCCGGCAATGCGGTTTACGGCCCCGGCCTCTGTTCGTTCGGAATTCCGGACGTCAGGATATCCAGGGGAAGCCGCCGCCGTTCCGTTCCGTGCCGCATAGGAAGGGAATTTACCATGCGGAACGGCCCCCACGGCGTCTCCCGTTCCTCCCAGCGCTGCCTGATTTCCGTGGACAGGGACGGCGTGCTGCGCATCGGCAACCGGGTGGGCATCAGCAATACCGTGATTATCTGCACGCGGTCGGTGACGATCGGAGACGATGTAAAGGCCGGATTCGGAGTCCACATCATGGATACGGATTTCCACGCGTTGGACCCGGAAGCCAGGCGGGGAGCGGAGGACAGGCTTCTGCGCCGGTCCGCTCCCGTCAGGATTGGGAACAACGTCTTCCTGGGTGCCGGAACCTTCATTTTGAAAGGCGTTTCCATCGGGGACAACGCCGTCGTGGGAGCCCGTTCCGTGGTGACGCGTTCCATCCCTTCCAATGAGGTGTGGGCCGGAAATCCGGCGCGCCGCATCCGCCGGGCGGAGGAGGGGAAAGCTTCTCCGGTGATGGAAAGGAGCGCGCATGCGTAA
- a CDS encoding glycosyltransferase family 4 protein: protein MNAPEKGMNVLWLSNILFPEPCRMLGLPEPVLGGWMYAGAQELMKAAPDLKLAAVMFYPGRTLRRLDGEAMTYYLVPAPADMGVYRKELEPCFREIRDIFSPDVVHIRGSEYPHSLAWVQACGAERTAVSIQGLSSVCAGFYMGGIPARELVKSVTFRDLLRRDTLFAQQRKIKARGKYERELFGKVRHVIGCTAWDRSHAWAMNPAARYHVLQPTLREPFYRHEWDAGACEKHTIFLSQSHYPLKGFHKVVEALPLVLRHYPDARVKVVGPDILSVPAWRRNGYARYLGNLMERLGVRDRFRWLGRLDAEQMCSQFRKAHVFVCPSMIENESNSLGEAQMVGTPCIAAYAGGMMDSVSDGETGFLYRFEETEMLAMLVCRLFGDMDLCRRISFRGRQASLASHDRSANAEQLKRIYGSIAGDAGNGTEEHEGKGREGAACSN from the coding sequence ATGAACGCTCCGGAAAAAGGGATGAACGTGCTCTGGCTGTCCAATATCCTGTTTCCCGAACCGTGCCGGATGCTTGGGCTTCCGGAACCGGTTCTGGGAGGCTGGATGTACGCGGGAGCGCAGGAGCTGATGAAAGCCGCCCCGGATTTAAAGCTGGCCGCCGTCATGTTTTACCCGGGGCGCACCCTGCGCCGCCTGGACGGGGAGGCCATGACCTATTACCTGGTTCCCGCCCCTGCGGACATGGGGGTTTACAGGAAGGAACTGGAACCCTGTTTCCGGGAAATCAGGGATATATTCAGCCCGGACGTGGTCCATATCCGCGGTTCCGAATACCCGCACTCCCTGGCCTGGGTGCAGGCCTGCGGGGCGGAACGCACGGCCGTTTCCATCCAGGGGCTGTCTTCCGTCTGCGCCGGGTTCTATATGGGCGGCATTCCTGCCCGGGAACTCGTGAAATCCGTTACCTTCCGCGATCTGCTGCGCCGCGACACGCTTTTTGCCCAGCAGCGGAAGATCAAGGCGCGTGGAAAATACGAACGGGAGCTGTTCGGCAAGGTGCGCCATGTAATCGGATGTACCGCCTGGGACCGTTCCCACGCATGGGCCATGAACCCCGCGGCGCGGTACCATGTTCTCCAGCCCACGCTCAGGGAACCCTTTTACCGTCATGAATGGGATGCCGGAGCGTGCGAAAAGCATACGATTTTTCTCAGCCAGTCCCACTACCCCCTGAAAGGATTCCACAAGGTGGTGGAGGCTCTTCCCCTGGTTCTGCGGCATTATCCTGACGCCAGGGTGAAGGTGGTCGGACCGGACATCCTGTCAGTCCCTGCGTGGCGCAGGAACGGCTACGCCCGTTATTTGGGAAACCTGATGGAACGGCTTGGAGTCCGGGACCGCTTCCGCTGGCTGGGACGCCTGGACGCGGAGCAGATGTGCAGCCAATTCCGGAAAGCGCATGTATTCGTTTGCCCCTCCATGATTGAAAATGAGTCCAATTCACTGGGGGAAGCCCAGATGGTGGGCACTCCCTGCATCGCGGCTTATGCCGGGGGGATGATGGATTCCGTGTCCGACGGGGAAACGGGTTTCCTGTACCGGTTTGAAGAGACGGAAATGCTGGCCATGCTGGTGTGCCGCCTGTTCGGGGACATGGATCTGTGCAGGCGTATTTCCTTCCGCGGAAGGCAGGCCTCCCTGGCGAGCCATGACCGTTCCGCGAATGCGGAACAACTGAAACGCATCTACGGGAGCATTGCCGGAGACGCAGGGAACGGCACGGAGGAACATGAAGGAAAGGGAAGGGAGGGGGCCGCATGCAGCAATTGA
- a CDS encoding GumC family protein: MIQPEDNDIFSFRFIFSTARRYWPWILACALLGGGLAYFISARQGYLYQKTARIMLRDDKQKNAQVSEIILSDLGFKPGEANLANESYVVKSSEVMGRVVKGLGLNVSYWEKRNIRKVDLYHTTPLKVEFSEEAAFQPCSLAVTPLNGREFSLSCREKEGGENVLHGKFGVPLKLPFATVKVCPTSHFSSGSVGRTIFVERVSVKEATDGMLGRLSVTRPDSKESSLLELTLRLSHPQKAEDALNYLIEVYNDHSRREKQLAASRAEEFIVKRIGKLGGQLGGVDKQVIDYKRNSRIVKDMDTTLDATFNRVQEIGTELFSTRTELIQVKVLARLLADRSRQQDMIPANIGIQDAGIAKQIELFNDNFLQHKKLFASAGRQNPMVSSLAENMKEMRESIGRSIANYCNALEVRMSELEKERNELNRLLSDMASKDEGLVPLLREQKVMEELYLMLLKKREENALALATTEPSARILEPAFGSNAPVAPKLFLMTVGGMAGGALVSLLALLAGNALNTKVRDKKDLAGLTDLPLAGALPLLSGKERAKLPLVVMNGRSLMEECFHILRNNAELMLLPNPEEASRVLFMTSTRAGEGKTFTALNLAAAYAQTGKKVLLIDGDLRKASLSAFYGGKNSRGLVHLLMNPQASPDSVLQSGRKFPGFDLVTAGPVPPNPVALLTQDRFEELLRYWRARYDRIILDGCPYEAVVDASLMARHADLVLYVIRCGMIEKQYVPAIQGLADKGEFRAVALILNAENFKNSRFHYYSEYSEADG, translated from the coding sequence GTGATACAGCCTGAGGACAACGATATTTTTTCCTTCCGGTTCATTTTTTCCACGGCCAGGAGGTATTGGCCCTGGATTCTGGCGTGCGCCCTGCTGGGCGGGGGGCTGGCTTATTTCATCTCCGCGCGGCAGGGGTATTTGTACCAGAAGACCGCCCGCATCATGCTGAGGGATGACAAGCAGAAGAACGCCCAGGTTTCGGAAATCATTCTCTCCGATCTGGGATTCAAGCCGGGGGAGGCCAACCTGGCGAATGAGAGCTATGTGGTCAAGTCCTCGGAGGTGATGGGCCGTGTCGTGAAGGGGCTGGGGCTCAACGTTTCCTACTGGGAGAAGCGGAATATCCGGAAAGTGGATCTTTACCATACGACTCCCCTGAAGGTTGAGTTCAGTGAAGAGGCGGCGTTTCAGCCTTGTTCCCTGGCGGTTACTCCGCTGAACGGCCGGGAATTTTCCCTGTCCTGCCGGGAGAAGGAGGGCGGGGAAAACGTTCTGCACGGAAAGTTCGGCGTTCCGCTGAAGCTTCCCTTCGCCACGGTGAAGGTATGCCCTACTTCTCATTTTTCTTCAGGCAGCGTGGGAAGGACCATTTTTGTGGAGCGTGTTTCCGTGAAGGAGGCCACCGACGGAATGCTGGGCCGGCTGAGCGTAACGCGGCCGGATTCCAAGGAAAGCAGCCTGCTGGAGCTGACGTTGAGGCTTTCCCATCCGCAAAAGGCGGAAGACGCCCTGAATTATCTTATTGAAGTTTACAATGACCATTCCAGGCGGGAGAAGCAGCTGGCCGCCTCGCGGGCGGAGGAGTTCATCGTCAAACGCATTGGCAAGCTTGGCGGCCAGCTCGGCGGCGTAGACAAGCAGGTGATTGACTACAAGCGCAACAGCCGGATCGTCAAGGATATGGATACGACGCTGGATGCCACGTTCAACAGGGTGCAGGAAATAGGGACGGAACTTTTCTCCACCAGGACGGAGTTGATTCAGGTGAAGGTGCTTGCCAGGCTGCTGGCGGACCGGAGCCGCCAGCAGGACATGATCCCCGCCAATATAGGCATTCAGGATGCGGGAATTGCCAAGCAGATTGAACTTTTCAACGACAATTTCCTCCAGCATAAAAAATTGTTCGCCAGCGCGGGAAGGCAGAATCCCATGGTCTCCTCCCTTGCGGAGAACATGAAGGAGATGCGCGAATCCATTGGCCGTTCCATTGCCAATTACTGCAACGCGCTGGAAGTGAGGATGAGTGAACTGGAAAAGGAGCGGAATGAACTCAACCGGCTTTTGTCGGACATGGCCTCCAAGGATGAAGGCCTGGTCCCCCTTCTGCGGGAACAGAAGGTCATGGAGGAGCTTTACCTGATGCTGCTGAAAAAGAGGGAGGAAAACGCTCTGGCCCTGGCCACGACGGAACCAAGCGCCCGCATTCTGGAACCTGCGTTCGGCTCCAATGCCCCCGTAGCGCCCAAATTGTTCCTGATGACGGTGGGCGGCATGGCCGGAGGAGCTTTGGTGAGCCTGTTGGCCCTGCTGGCCGGAAACGCCCTGAATACGAAGGTGCGGGACAAGAAGGACCTCGCCGGACTGACGGACCTGCCGCTGGCAGGAGCGCTGCCCCTGCTTTCCGGAAAAGAGCGGGCGAAGCTGCCCCTGGTCGTCATGAATGGCCGCTCCCTCATGGAAGAATGCTTTCACATTCTCCGCAACAATGCGGAACTTATGCTGCTGCCCAATCCGGAGGAAGCCTCCCGCGTGCTGTTCATGACGTCCACACGGGCGGGAGAGGGGAAGACGTTTACGGCCCTGAACCTGGCCGCCGCGTATGCCCAGACCGGAAAAAAAGTCCTCCTCATTGACGGGGACTTGCGCAAGGCCAGCCTTTCCGCCTTTTACGGAGGGAAGAATAGCAGGGGCCTCGTGCACCTGCTGATGAACCCGCAGGCGTCTCCGGATTCCGTCCTGCAGTCCGGCAGGAAGTTCCCGGGGTTTGACCTGGTGACGGCAGGCCCCGTTCCCCCCAACCCCGTCGCGTTGCTGACCCAGGACCGTTTTGAAGAGCTGCTCCGGTACTGGCGCGCCCGGTATGACCGCATCATCCTGGACGGCTGCCCGTATGAGGCCGTGGTGGACGCTTCCCTCATGGCGCGCCATGCGGACCTGGTTCTTTATGTCATCAGGTGCGGCATGATCGAGAAGCAGTACGTCCCCGCCATCCAGGGGCTGGCGGACAAGGGCGAATTCCGTGCCGTCGCCCTTATCCTCAATGCGGAGAATTTCAAAAATTCCCGTTTTCATTATTACAGCGAGTATTCCGAAGCAGACGGATAG
- a CDS encoding polysaccharide biosynthesis/export family protein yields MIMHHRPLFSSGIFRLASLAVCTLLLASCVNPKEVLYIQDITGETRQDIVTKYQTTIQKDDQLYISVSSKQPELTTPFIMAEMGNSISNNTGNSRPKGYLVDDEGYIVLPVIGKMKAARKTCSQLAHDISAKLRNSDYIKDASVNVQIMNFKFSVLGEVNNPGSYQVDGQRVTIFDAISRAGDLNIDGNRDIVLIREMERDRKIVKLDLRSKSIFSSPYYYIRQNDIIYVTPSDRKINMRSESAQYYAWGLSGLSLLIAVIAISL; encoded by the coding sequence ATGATTATGCATCATCGCCCTCTTTTTTCCTCCGGAATTTTCCGGCTGGCCTCCCTGGCTGTCTGTACCCTGCTTCTGGCCTCCTGCGTTAATCCGAAAGAGGTTCTCTATATCCAGGACATTACGGGTGAGACCCGGCAGGATATAGTCACCAAATACCAGACGACTATTCAAAAAGACGATCAGCTTTATATTTCCGTCAGCAGCAAGCAGCCGGAACTGACTACCCCCTTCATCATGGCGGAAATGGGCAATTCCATCTCCAACAACACCGGCAATTCGCGGCCCAAAGGGTACCTGGTGGACGACGAGGGATATATTGTCCTGCCGGTCATCGGGAAGATGAAGGCCGCCCGGAAGACGTGCTCCCAGCTTGCACACGACATTTCCGCGAAGCTCCGCAACAGTGATTACATCAAGGACGCCTCCGTCAACGTCCAGATCATGAACTTCAAATTTTCCGTTCTGGGGGAGGTGAATAATCCCGGTTCCTACCAGGTGGACGGCCAGCGCGTCACCATTTTTGACGCCATCAGCCGGGCGGGAGATTTGAATATCGACGGCAACCGGGACATCGTGCTGATCCGGGAAATGGAGCGTGACCGGAAGATCGTCAAGCTGGACCTGCGCAGCAAGTCCATTTTCTCCTCTCCTTATTACTACATCAGGCAGAATGATATTATTTACGTCACTCCGTCGGACCGCAAGATCAACATGAGGAGCGAGAGCGCCCAGTACTACGCCTGGGGCCTTTCCGGCCTGTCCCTGCTTATTGCCGTCATCGCCATCAGCCTGTAA
- a CDS encoding sugar transferase — MYKFFGKRVLDIAISLWTLMIVSPLLAVISIILLVHTRKSPFFSQMRVGYRGELFRVFKFKTMTDARDSEGLLLPDDLRSFPLGTFLRRYSLDELPQLVNIIKGDMSIVGPRPWIPEQLEVFSRRCCMARCSVRPGLTGMAQVYGRNGIPFYRRLCYDIVYARNVSLFMDVRIVFQTVVRLLTHKDVRQCEDAFRNISGSIPVRNDLSLPVFFPSKQQES, encoded by the coding sequence ATGTATAAGTTTTTTGGAAAACGCGTATTGGATATTGCTATCTCCTTATGGACATTGATGATCGTATCGCCTCTTCTGGCCGTTATATCCATAATACTCCTGGTTCATACGCGGAAGTCCCCGTTTTTTTCCCAGATGCGTGTCGGGTACCGCGGAGAATTGTTCCGGGTCTTTAAATTCAAGACCATGACGGATGCCCGTGATTCGGAGGGGCTGCTGCTTCCGGATGACTTGAGGTCTTTTCCGCTGGGAACTTTTTTACGCCGTTATTCCCTGGATGAACTGCCCCAGTTGGTCAACATTATCAAGGGAGACATGTCCATTGTAGGCCCCCGGCCATGGATTCCGGAGCAACTGGAAGTTTTTTCCCGCCGCTGCTGCATGGCGCGCTGTTCCGTCCGGCCCGGATTGACCGGCATGGCCCAGGTATACGGAAGGAACGGAATCCCGTTCTACAGGCGGTTGTGCTACGACATCGTTTATGCCCGGAATGTGTCCCTGTTCATGGATGTCAGGATTGTTTTTCAAACCGTTGTCCGGTTGCTGACCCATAAGGACGTCCGGCAGTGCGAAGACGCTTTCAGGAATATCTCGGGCAGCATTCCTGTCAGGAACGATCTTTCCCTGCCTGTGTTTTTTCCGTCCAAGCAGCAGGAGTCCTGA